ccggcggaccccagggcgccccggaggacctaCCCCGGTAACGCCCGGTGGGAACACTGTCACCCCGGAcgacccaccctggtgacccccgacAGTTTTCAGcgcgccccggaggacccatcccggtgacccccggcagtCGTACGGGCACTCCGGAGGACATACCCCGGTGATCCCCGACTGGTTGCCGGGCGCTCCAGAGTACACACCCCGATGACCGCCGAGATGTTCCAGGGCGTCCCGGAGGGTTCCGGCGGGTTCCCGGGCGCCTCGGAAGAATCACCCGGTGACCCCGGGGAGGGGCACGGGctccctggaggacccaccccggtgacatcCGGAggacccccgggcaccccggaggagCCATCACGGTGACCCCCGATGGGttcccgggcgccccagaggcCCCACAACGGTGATCCCCGACGGGttcccgggcgccccagagcACCCATCCCGGTGATCCCCGACGGGttcccgggcgccccggaggacgcAGCCTGGTGACGCCCGACGGGTtcccgggcaccccggaggacgCAGCCCGGTGACACCCGACGGGttcccgggcgccccagaggacccaccccggtgacccccggcaggtaCACGGGCGCCACGGTGGACATACCCCGGTGACCACCGATGAGCCtccaggcgccccggaggacccacgcCGGTGACCTCCAGTGGGCCCCAGGGCGCCCCGTATTACCCACCTCGGTGTCCCCCTGAGGGCCCCCTGTTGCCCCGGAGGACCGACCCCGGTGACCctggcaggtgcacgggcgccccggaggacccaccccggtgacccccgacgggccccttggcgccccggaggacccaccccggtgacatcCTGAGGaccccccgggcgccccggaggacccacacGGGTGACATCCTGaggacccccccccgggctccccggAGGACACGCCCCGGTGACGCCCGGCATAGCCCCGTGCGCCCCAGAagacccaacccggtgaccccgagcgggcccccgggcgccgcGGAGGACCCAGCCCGGTCACCCCCGGTGTGCCTCCGGttgccccagaggacccaccgCAGTGACCCCCGGTGGGTCCCAGGacgccccagaggacccatcccggtgacgcccggcatacccccgggcgccccggaggacccaccgcGGTGACGCCCGGTGGGTTCCAGGGCgtcccggaggacccaccctggtaACCCCAGGACGACCCaagggcgccccggaggacccgCCCCCGGTGACTGCCAACGGGCCCCcggcgccccagaggacccaccccggtgacccccgacgggcccccgggtgccacggaggacccaccccggtgaccccggcggaccccagggcgccccggaggacctaccccggtgacccccaacGGGCCACcggcgccccagaggacccacccaggtgacccccggcgggcccccggtcgccccggaggacccaccccggtgacccacagcgggcccatGGGCGCGCatgaggacccaccccggtgacccccagcgggcccccaCGGAGCCCCAGAGGACCATCcgcggtgacccccggcagacccctgggcgccccagaggacccaccccggtgaccccggcggaccccagggcgccccggaggacccaccccggtgacccacagcgggccctggggcgccccggaggacccacccggtgacccacagcgggccctGGGGCGCCCCGGAGGTCCCACCCCACTGACCCCCGCTGGCCTCGTGGCggcccagaggacccaccccggtgacccccagcgggcctccgggcgccctggaggacccaccccagtgacgCCCGGCATACGCCCGGGCTCCCCGGAGGACACGCCCCGGTGACGCCCGGCATAGCCCCGTGCGCCCCAGAagacccaacccggtgaccccgagcgggcccccgggcgccgcGGAGGACCCAGCCTGGTCACCCCCGGTGGGCCTCTGGttgccccagaggacccaccgCAGTGACCCCCGGTGGGTCCCAGGacgccccagaggacccatcccggtgacgcccggcatacccccgggcgccccggaggacccaccccggtgacgcccGGAGGGCCCACGCGCGCCCCGGAGGGCCCACCGCGGTGACGCCCGGTGGGTTCCAGGGCgtcccggaggacccaccccagtgacccccagcggacccccgggcgcccccgAGGACCCATCACGGTGACCCCCCGACGGGttcccgggcgccccagaggcCCCACAACGGTGATCCCCGATGGGTTCCCGGGCACCCATCCCGGTGACTCAAAGCCGGCCCACGGGAGtcccagaggacccaccccatTGACCCCCGACGGGTGCCCGGGCTCCCCCGAGGACCCAGCgtggtgacccctggcgggtTCCCGGGCTCCCCCGAGGACCCAGCgtggtgacccctggcgggtTCCCGGGCTCCCCGGAGGACATACCCCGGCAACCGCCGACGGGTACACAGGCGCCCCGAAGGACTCATCCCGGTGAGTCTCGGCAGGTGCACGAGCGCCCCAGAGGACGCACCCCGGTGACTGCCGACGGGTACAGAGGCACCCCGGAGGACGCAGCCCGGTGACTCCCGATGGGTTCCCGGGTGCCCCAGAGGACCAacaccggtgacccccggcaggtgcgCGGGCGCCGCGGGGGACCCAACCCGGTGAAGCCCCGCGGGCCCCCAGGCCCCCCGGAGGATCcagcccggtgacccctggcagacccccaggcgccccggaggacccacccctgTGATACCCGGCGGGCCTCATTGCGCCAGAAGGACAGACGCGCGATCGAcagcgggcccccgggtgccctggagtacccaccccggtgaaccccggcggacccccgggcgccccggaggacccaccccggtgacacccggcgggTGCCCGggcgccacggaggacccac
The sequence above is drawn from the Cygnus olor isolate bCygOlo1 chromosome 25, bCygOlo1.pri.v2, whole genome shotgun sequence genome and encodes:
- the LOC121059479 gene encoding collagen alpha-1(I) chain-like, with product MPGVTGACPPGSPGGGPQDVTRVGPPGRPGGPQDVTGVGPPGRQGARRGSPPGARRGSPGWDLRGDPGLSAGHRGPPT